From the Cloeon dipterum chromosome 4, ieCloDipt1.1, whole genome shotgun sequence genome, the window GGGTGAGTACCGGAGTCCGTGGCACCAGGGGGTTCCAGATCCTTATTATTCCGTCGTCACTCGCTGAAGCTACCTCAAACCTCTGCGCATCAAATGCAAAGCGACGAACTCCCTgcgtgattaaaaattttcacttcaataaaaatgttaatttgacaaattaaacTAATGACTTTACCATATCGACGGAGAATTTATAAGAGGGTAATCGGCGGTCTGCGTGACACATCCGCATCGACTTGTTCGCGTCCAGGGAGCAGGAGAGCACCACCTGATGAGCAGGGCAGAAAAACACCTGCAGTACTGGTTCGGCGTGCACTTTTCGCTGCGTTTGAGCGCGTGCTAGAGCTGCGTGAGCGcctttttcttcaaataattcctggccaaaaattaaaaatatttgagtgagaaatttaaaaaatgcgtaaTCTTTATgggggaatttaattattaaaatgattttacaatgcaattaaaaaggaatatagtaaaaaaatgcacaaagaaCAATCTCACACGCTTTTGTTCTGTAAACAGCAGTTACTTTCGGATTTTTAGCTTTCAATTCTTTGTTAACTGCCTTTATAGAagaagccattgtaaaataaaattaaaaatctaaaacaaaCCGGCCAGTAAATTGTCTCCGCGCGTCCAGCTTGAGAGTCGGAAGATTTGTGACTGAAGAGCAGCAAACTCGGCTGCAGAAAAGTGATGGTCGTGACTGCTCCTTGTTCGTCGCCCAGGAACAAGGTCGACTGCGTTTCCCCAGGGTGGTACCACATTGACGTAATGCAACTTTTCAAGCCAATCTGTTTACAATAAAAAGTGTACAAATCTTTCTCCACAGGggtaaacataaaattaatttgaaaggcTAACAAGCATTTCAgagcaacacaaaattttctcaaccaTCTAGTGCAAAAATTATCAGGGAATTTTGTGCAGAGTTTTAAAGTTTGCTTGAATTTCTCACTTTTCTCGTAAGTGCAgctattgaaattaaatttttgaacaaattacaGGGGTGAGAGaagtattttgttttttagagtaattttttttaccacccGCCACGCGTGTCTGTGTTCCTGTGCGGCGTCGCTGCGTCTGGAGCAGCTGGTGTCGTAAAAATGAAGTGTCCTGTTGGAAAGCGCGAACGCCACGGCGCTGGCGTCCTCCATCAGGACCGCGTCGACCAACGAAGGGCCGCTTTTTCCACCTCCGGGCAGTTCATACGAAGCGACGGGGACATCGCTTATCGCGTCTCCACTCGCCACCGTGACCGTCGCCCTGCGAGTGGCCAAGAGCAGACACGACGTGGTCGCAGCCTCCATCCGGAGCACTTGGACGAGAGTATTCCTCTGGGGAGAAAACGAAAGGTGGTTGAGTCAAGGTGAGAGAAGACAGGTCAAAAGGTTTACCTGGCATTTGAAAGGTGTGTGGTAGTTGACGAAATTTATGCTGATTTCGCTCTCGTCCTTTCCTTCTTCCGCAGCGTCCATGAATTCCAAGAGCTCTTGCTGATCCCATGCTccaccttttttattattttaaacagtttaaattGTTCAGATATTAAATTGGTaatcaaaatagaaaatcaaaGCGGGGAAGGTAATTTTGGGAGAATTTGTAGAGAAATTTAACATATTTCTCTCATTTTGCCACACTTAAGAGTTTCTTCTGGGCTgtaaaaacgcattttttaacttcagtGCGCACAAGtgcattgttaaaattttactataaCACTTATAGGAAGTTTTGAGTCAGAAagcgtttttattattttaccgATTTGATACCTTTTCAAAAGCCCACTGAAAatactgcaaaattttaaattaataataatgtgtAAAAATGTTGTACAACCGATCGCTGCAAATaggataatattttgataaagtAACGTCTAAAATTCATAGCCCCATAGTCATTAAAAGTCATCacaaataacattaaaatttaataaaagaggAATTCGCCCCATCAAGTTTAACCTTGTCGTGTAGGTGACGTGCTGGTTTCAACCTCAAAAGGCAGTTGTGCCTGCAAGAAATTCGAGACGCTCATTTTATCCCTAAATATAACCAGAATTGGCCAATTTTCTTGCATTAATCATCCGTTTCCATGGCAAAAAgactgaataataaataaaattcgccCGTGCACGATTGGCGCGCTTTCCAGTCAAGTTGTCAAGGCGACCGGCAGAGCCATCTGCTTCAGCAGCCAGGAGGCGAGTGCCCGCAGGACCGAGAGGACACGCCTTTCGACCAGTCGATACACGAACGAAGTCGCGGTCCCTTATTTTCGGtagcgagcgagagaaaacAGACACAGGTCGGAGGGATGAACAAGTCGGTGGGTCGCGGCAGGGGCAGCCTGTACTCGTCGCAGAGCAGCGTGGCGCCACTGCGGCGCCCTGGCGAGTCGCTGCGCTCTCCTGATGGCCTGAAGAGCAACCACAGCCTTCAGGACGTAATGGTCGACTCGCTGATGGAGGACCTGCAGTCCCTGACGCTGGACGACAAGGCGCTCGCTGCCAAGCAGCTCAGGGTCATCGAGGAGTCCTTCCGCGACTTTGTCCGCAACGAGGAGAAACTCAAGTATGATACGTTTCGCCTTGGCCCTGTTCCGTTTTTGTTTTAGTTGGAAATTTATGTATGCACTAATTGTAATCATATGCACGGCCTAATGTGGATGTATATTTATCAACTTGACAGACTGGTGATCCGTGCATTGCATGACCGGAGCCTCGACAACCGGCACTTTGGAGTCCGAGCGGCCCGCCTCTGCGCCGCCCTTTACATGTTTGAGACTGAAGGAGTTAGCCTGAGACGAATCCTACTGGAAACCCTTCAAGCAGACTTTGAACGTACATTTTCAATATTCtccagagagaaagagagggagaagaatgaatgaaatgaTTTGTATTCAGGTCGTGAAGAGTTGAGAGCGGAAGGACTGGAGAGTCTCACAAATGCGATTGAATTAGTCGGACATGCCTTAAACAGCATAATGTTGCCTAATGGTTCGAGGGTGAAGATCCTTGCCTATGCACTTCTGGACTATTTGTTCGAGTTGCTCGAGGACACCAACGAAAACTCGCTGCGTGCCTTCACTATTCAGGTTTGACTGGGAATTCTTTTTTGAATCAACTGAAGAAACCCCTGACCCCTTTTGTCACTGTATTGTGGCCACAAAAAAAGTAAGAGCTGAAGATTTTGTCTGCACTTTTACTCAAAGTcttgaatgaaattgaaaaggtATAAAGTTTTCAAATGAATAGTTCTGTTTATGGACTGAATATCAGCTGACTTAGAATTTAAGACCGCACCaatcatctttttttaatcgTCATGAGACCATTGATTAAGCacaaattatgtaattttaagcCTATTAAACCATACTTGAAATcgtttaaaagtaaaaaatagtcTATAAATAGTCTCAGAGTAGAGTCCAAAACTGGCTAATGGCTATAAAGAGTGGGAAGAAAAGTGCATAGTTATGTTTCGAGtctggaaatatttatgatgTCTCTCCTCGAAATTATGTTAGAtaactttttcagtaaaatacttttttcacATCTTTGAGTCTATTTCCATTGGTTTTAATCCAGATACATTTTgccagtttttatttcttctggaaaaaaaatccagataGGAAAATAATTCCCCAATTTTCCaacatgaataattttttgctgtgtCCGTTTCAATGGCATACATACAa encodes:
- the LOC135944567 gene encoding uncharacterized protein LOC135944567; this translates as MQENWPILVIFRDKMSVSNFLQAQLPFEVETSTSPTRQGGAWDQQELLEFMDAAEEGKDESEISINFVNYHTPFKCQRNTLVQVLRMEAATTSCLLLATRRATVTVASGDAISDVPVASYELPGGGKSGPSLVDAVLMEDASAVAFALSNRTLHFYDTSCSRRSDAAQEHRHAWRVIGLKSCITSMWYHPGETQSTLFLGDEQGAVTTITFLQPSLLLFSHKSSDSQAGRAETIYWPELFEEKGAHAALARAQTQRKVHAEPVLQVFFCPAHQVVLSCSLDANKSMRMCHADRRLPSYKFSVDMGVRRFAFDAQRFEVASASDDGIIRIWNPLVPRTPVLTLQTHEAPIVDVLYSGRLLFSVCKNAEFRIWESNGALMRKVQLEVPTSPKWSGAKNIFAGGSSTILVSLGPNLAEIGLGAPEPSFRNSPTDADSSSSRCSSALKFGFNTEQTASEFPSRQISLNKEFGFIEPDMKIPHMPMSALQIFNERMSKEDDGTSELKTPGINERIEKQERILAKRRYFVEECAPHLALSLCDPGIVAPSRVPKLVLQTDFNY
- the LOC135944570 gene encoding uncharacterized protein LOC135944570 isoform X1, yielding MNKSVGRGRGSLYSSQSSVAPLRRPGESLRSPDGLKSNHSLQDVMVDSLMEDLQSLTLDDKALAAKQLRVIEESFRDFVRNEEKLKLVIRALHDRSLDNRHFGVRAARLCAALYMFETEGVSLRRILLETLQADFERREELRAEGLESLTNAIELVGHALNSIMLPNGSRVKILAYALLDYLFELLEDTNENSLRAFTIQLAVSGAVLGEMLADKVDEVLMKVRERLAKAAFKRESSAYWLLLAIDLAQNKYAPLAEPIATFYASRLGGKNQVSQLAAASVAMTPSSTTSSSSQSSHKSSSSGGGGGKKDIGKDYWQHDDRLLNNKPPQGRPLHGRNKDKSDSWN
- the LOC135944570 gene encoding uncharacterized protein LOC135944570 isoform X2; protein product: MNKSVGRGRGSLYSSQSSVAPLRRPGESLRSPDGLKSNHSLQDVMVDSLMEDLQSLTLDDKALAAKQLRVIEESFRDFVRNEEKLKLVIRALHDRSLDNRHFGVRAARLCAALYMFETEGVSLRRILLETLQADFERREELRAEGLESLTNAIELVGHALNSIMLPNGSRVKILAYALLDYLFELLEDTNENSLRAFTIQLAVSGAVLGEMLADKVDEVLMKVRERLAKAAFKRESSAYWLLLAIDLAQNKYAPLAEPIATFYASRLGGKNQVSQLAAASVAMTPSSTTSSSSQSSHKSSSSGGGGGKKDIGDYWQHDDRLLNNKPPQGRPLHGRNKDKSDSWN